tgtcttttaatGGTGATTAGGTTAATGATTATTCACTTTAAAGGGAAAAGGGAAATTGAGTTGGCCttcatatgaaattattttatttgtataaaaacaAGGATTTTGACTTATATATGCATTGATAGTGTTGGGAACAAAGGGGTAGTTCGATAATAGTAAATGAATATTCACATGTTATTCATCGATTAcgttttttaatttaattttatttatacagATCGCTTAGCCTCGTTCATCTTGGGATCAGATGATGAGTACCTTAATGTAGAGGGTTCAAAccctataataaataataatgtgtaTATCATTTCTATCATCCTTtcctacttattttaaaaatgttttacactatcaatataattatttttaaaacgaAAGACGCTTAAATATgttgttgaaatttgaaaaaaagggTTCATCTATGTCATCCGCCAAAAGTTTGGCTCattaatgatattttctcttataAAAAGCTAcattcatgtcattatttgtaaattaaaaatattttcgattTTATTAAACCGTTTTGTACACGTGGTCATATGATTCAACCACGtcattaacaatttttttttagaaaaatggaAAAGGTTCAAATATCACATCAAACTTTGAGAAAAGTCTTAACTATAAGATTTCAGTTAATAAATAGTGGCTCAAATATACCAtcaaaatgagttttttctcagataaaaatgaaataaatgaaactTTTTTCAAGGTTCGATTGCATATTTGACTCTTTTGCCCTTTTTAAAGTTACCAAATTAAGCCTACCATGAACAATTAATTACATGTTGCAAGTTATTGATctgatttataattttaaattaatttaagtgATGTGGGGACTAACGGGCAATTGAACACTAAACATTGACTTtacttaattttaatgtttaattagATTAATCAAGAAGATTAGGAGGAGAATTGTTAAACTGaacattttatcatttcatgTGCTTTGGAAAGTTCTACGGATCTTAGAGCagcaaaatattaatttattttgaatgaaTCACACACATATATGGAGAAACACTTTTCtgatcacaaattatttatcgtaatttttcaaataattatctcaaattatttgttgtttcaGAAGTTTAAGTGAAAAGGATTTTTTTATTCGTCGAACTCTTACACCTTGTTTGGATGATTATTATTTGATGTATCGTATTGTATTGTTAGTTTAAATGTAATAtctgttttgattgttacttaaattcTATTGTATCGTATCATTTATATTCATCGTTAGGTAACGAATAAAGATCTCATTTTATGTAATGATCGATTTGGTGTGATCATGTTATTACTTTAATATCTTCTTCTCGTTTCGTCTTTATTTATTACTCCCTCtgttcacttttaattgtcatgttACGCTTTtggaaagtcaatttgattaatttttaaagttaagttaaattatattaatttgatattttaattttttttaaaaaaattagatattcaaaaactatacgaaAGGTACCATACGTTGCAAGTTTTTGCATATtgatatgaagaaaaatatatcgTAAAATGTTGGTCAAAGTTCTTATTGTGTGCTCTAGAAAAGGAAAATATGACAATCAAAAGTGGATGGGAAGAGTAATAAATAAAGACAAAacgagaagaaaatattaagataataacataatcacACCAAATTGGTCATTACATAAAATGAAGTTTTTCATCGTTACCTAacgataaatttaaattatacgatataataaaatttaagtaacagtcatattttctcttttatcctTCCTTTTTATAGTAAGCTCTACCCCGCATCCTACTTTTCTTGTAGgtttatcatttaaattataaatgtgTAACATTTCGTAACGATGAAGAATGATACAATCtatataaacataatattcattaaaataatataatacgaTAAAATATAacacaacataatataaaacGATAATAAAATGTTAGTAATTATCGTTCTTAAAAACTACAAATACCTCAATTATGGGTATTGATGTTATGATTGTTCAAGAAAATCACTACaggaatatataattttagcaacttacatattatattaaaaagggaaaaaagaataaaagaatcTTACTTTgctctaattaatataataaattctaaaaaattgaaaattgagtagcattttgattgaaattatgGTAACAAAATATTCgttttaataaatatgatttatctCCTTTATGGACCCATATATCCTGGAAAGGCCTTTAATTATGTCTACCACTTTAATctaattcaacaaaaatatatttagtttgaATATATCTCGAATATATACGATTCAAATCAGGTTTAATTTATTCCAGATATATTATATACAAGTCTGATtagtatgtatgtatgaattgtgATACATGACTCTCTTGCTTGAGTTTCTCTCCCCGCTCTCTCCATATCTACATTCAGAATGTATCTGAGTTTCCCGATTATGTATCTCTGAGAATATATGTATATGGCCACTTCCTATATGTCAATTTGATAATTTGAAGAggtgaaatcataatttaagcGGTGTTATGTTATTAAGTAAGGCGTTTCTGTTTAAGCTCGAGTAGAAATGAGTTTTTACTATCTTTACTGTTTATATCGCTCTATTTAagctcaattttattttatataatatgaaataagtTGGGCCCGGTATATTCAGAGTTTCATCATGTCATATCTTTACAGGTACTTAGTCTCTATCACTAGCCAGCAAGCAGCCCCTACTAACCCTTACCGTATACAGAGTTGGATTCAggatttcaaataaatttgacgGTTAAGATTCTTAGAACTGAATTCATTGTATGGGCTCAGAACTAAGGCTCCATTGATCACTATTCGTGTTTGGTGATTTTCGGGTAAAAGATTATACTGTATAtgaaatgtcaaaattttagaagaaagaTTGCCTGGTGCAAACTCATATTTACTGCAGAATCACATTTTCAGAAGAATAATCCAGACATAACATGGTGATCCAACCATTCTAACAAAAGAAGCAATGACGGAGTAAGAATTTTCATTAAGAGCGTTCAATATAGAGAAGTAAACACACGAAGAAGCCAATGAGATTCAACATTtgctatatataaataatgtggCTCCGCGCTGTGTGGAAGTAGGTATATGAACTCAGCAAAACCAGAATACAAGTTCAGAATGATACATTTGAAGAAAATCAGAATGTTGAATCTGACTTAAGAACAATGAAGATGTTTTTCGAGAATGATTACACGATGGTACTGAGATGTTcgaaaagaatgaagaaactGAGAATAACCAACATGTACAACTTGTAACATAACAGCAACATACACAACATATTCACAACTCAACAAAGCAGCAAAAACGCTTTCACAGAACGAAAAAAGgcctataaataataaatacagaAAAAAAAGACAAGTTCAGTAAGTTCATTAACCTTCAACGCTGACTTCAGCTTGCACAACGATTGGATTTGATGGACGTGCCACATTGTCTTCTACACGATTCATTTCAGACTCAGGTTGGATTTCATTTCGTTCTGTTTTCTCATCCGAAACCTTTGCTGCTTCAGCAAGTCTGGATTTCGTTTCAGCAGGTTTCGCTTTAGTGATCGAGGTTTTTGGAGATTGAGCTGTTGTCTGTGAAGTCTTAACTGGCTTCCCTTTTGATGCAACGTTATCTTTATTGGATACGAGTGACTTACGTTGTTCCTTGATCACTTTTGGACTGAAACATGATCCTCCACTTTCGGAGCTATTAGTCATGGATGTGGAGTTCTTAGTTCTTCCAAGCTTAGGAGATATGGCGCGTGTTGTTGGTATCTGCACATTTTAGCAAAAACTTAAGCATATAACGCGAAAATACCGAGTGAATGATTCACACAAATTAGAGCTAACAAGAAAGGGAACATGAATTGCATAAGACGGTAGTGTCCTAAGAACGAACAAGGGTATCAATTGAATGCTACCAAGGGATGAAAACCAAAACAACAGAAGCTAATTTAGTAACACGAAATATCTTTGCAGCCTTCTTTTGCGAGATTCATTTAAGCACCTTGATAAGATAATAGCAGAGTTGCCTCTTTTTTCTCTAGCACTACAGTACGGACTACGGACTTCCTAAAAAAGGAAGTTAAGTGCGAGTTTTGTCACATTAGGGAAACACGGTTACACGCAATGCTATAAGAGCTAAAATATATCTCATGAAGCACCAAAATCAAACTTTACCTTCTTCAGTTCAACTGTAGGAGGGGGCTCCTTGTAGAAGCAAGGCATCGGTGTAGCTTTAAATGTCAAGCTCTTCCTAAACTGCTTTACCTCTGCCTCTTGGTTTTCCTGAAAAAATCCCGAAACCACAAAGAAAAGGACTTAGCTTAGGATAGTCCTTACAAACTATGTCGTTCAAACTGTTCAAAAATATCGATAGGTGCGACAACGTTTATGGagagtccaagcaacatagCTTACAAAACAGCAATGAGAAATCGGTATTGTTTGAACTAACCTTTGATTTTGCTAGCAAGTTACTCTTTTCCTCTTCTCGGGCCTGTATCCTCTCTTCCACCTTTGCCAAGAACTGATGAATAGGGAAACTGAGCTGTAATCTTTTGCACTATGCTATTACGTACACGATGGTCATAGTACCAAAGGTTAGAGTACAAACCTCCTTTCGCTTTTCAGCACGTTCTTCCAATCTGAAGGAAAATCCAGCACTGGTACGAGTTGCATTGctgattataaaaataaaagaagttatAACATTTGACTAATCGCGGACCATGATGAAACCCGACCAATGGAAACAAAAAAGTGACATAAGTCAATAACTCAGGCATAGGATAAGAGCAGTACGAGGAAGTAGCAGAACGAGCATCATCATCGTCTTTAAGAGGTGACGTAGCTTTAGTAGGTGTAATCTTTTCATCGTTTAATCTGCAAACACAAACATTTAGCATACCTCTATCAAAACAATTATCGGCCACGAAACATAATGCAGTAAGTTCGAAATTTAGAAATCCAATTTTATGAACAAATGCAAGTAGCAAATTCGCTTACTGTTCAGAAGTCGCTTTCTTTGCAATTCTACCGGCTGAAGCAGACTTCCCGGACTTAATGCAGAAACAGCAAGGGAAATTTGTGAGATATTGCATCCTAGAACTCAAAGAAGGGAAAGGTAAAAGATCACGAGTGACTAAGTTTACCAGCGATTGACGAAGGCTCGGGATAGATCCTGTAGTTGTCCTTCTGCTTGTTGTAGCACttccatttggacttgaactCTTCACAACTCCAGCAGATGTACTCTTAGTAGACGGATTTAAACGAGAAGCTGACGAGACTGTTCCATTCGAATGTGAAGCCTCATGTGTCACCCCATTTGGTATCCAAGGTTTAAAATCCGATTTCTTTGTACAAGCATCAATGCTCTTCCTTGTCATGTCTGCATTGGCGCCTCTTGTAGGGAATGAAAGACTTTTCGCCATACTTCCCTTTTTCGAACGAGTCAATGAAGACGTGCCTGTTGAATTTGCTTGATCCTTGGccattttgttgttctttttagtACCACCAACTGATACCTTATGTTGATTCGATGCTCTACTTTTCGGAACATCCTCAACAGACAATTCTTCTTTGGCTACAGATGAATTTGGCGTCTCATCCGCCTTCTCACTAATGTTCTTTAAATTCACATTTTCTTCCTCAGCCACAACAATCTTTTCCACCTCTACTGGAACTCCATTTTCAGACTCCATATACCAACAATATCTAAAACCAAAACAATAGATAAATACTCATCAATCAACAATTTGGAAGCTATAttgctcggactctccaaaaTTGCTGCTTATAAAGGATCCGACACACAACTGTCAACGTTTTTGAAAAATTCGAGCAATATAAGGTCAGAAAATCATACAAGCCTAAAATccaattataaaagaaaacttCACAATTGAAGTCACTTTCTTTcaacaaaaatcaaatctttaaagacacaacaaaaaaacataaatgaacGGAAAGAGAAAGAACcccaaaattcaattttcaaattccaacaacaacaacatacccaacaTAATCTCACAAGTGGGCGCTAAGACGATTAGGACGTAGAAAGACTGTTTCTGACAGACCCCCCGAATCAAAAGAAGCCTCAAATTCCAAAACCAACAATTGAATTTTCAGTTCTTGATCTAAATCAAACAGAATTTCAGACAGTAAGACCATATACACTACTGCTTCATGATATAATTCATACTAAACAAATACCATATAAGTAAGTAAacaacatcctacttcacaaGCGTAGGATCCAAGATTTAAACTTTACGAGTTCAAGATTCTAATTTAGTTATCGGATCCAAGATTTGAACTTTATGACTTGAAAATTCTAATTTAGTTATAACAAAATATACAGAGTTTGAACCAAAGTTACTAATacgaaaaaaaaactataactaATGCACTATGTCCACCTCTTGCAACTTCATGTTAACACAATCAAAAGATTCAAAACCAACCCCtttcaaattagaaaaaaaaaacataagatcCAACACACTTCAATacgaaaaaattaataaaaattgaaatattactATACTAGGTACTATTTTGAAAATCTAACATGGCAtgatatttcaagaaaatgaaaagggtacctttttttttttttcttgtcttgGAGATGATTGGTGGCAAATTATGTGAATTCAAAATGATAATACAATGGAATGACAAAAACTGTGTTAGAAATACGGGAAAcagagaggagagagagagagggggatgaaattatagatttcaCTCTACTtgtaaaaaatagtaaatgacCAAAATGCCCTCCttccacttttattttttaatcatttcatCCATATTCGTTCGTCTATTTGACTgaacacaaaattttaaaatattttttttcttgaatttaatcattattaatataaaattacaataaaactagataaattttaaattctgaatctCCGTCTAGACAGTGAAAGAGTATTTTTATATGTAAGTTTTATTATTTCCATAAATGGATTATATATTGCtgtaaatttcaataattttgttACAAAAGATATATAGCATGTGGAGAACACGTCGTTTGGTGATAATTTAcaagtttttgatattttaatataatgaacatcaacaactttaaaataacaaaaaaaagaattatttgctAGATGAATATTCTTTGGTTGTTGGCTAATTctatcattttgttcatttgttAGACATGGTCAATGGCCAATTGGGTCATTCCAATAATTTTGTATTAACTACctagttaaaatttaaatgtaaatGACACGATTCGCACCACTAAAAACAATCAGATATACTAAAGTTTACTGTAAGCATCGAGAAAAAGGTTATACTATAAGAGTTTGTTGATATGTAATATTACTTTGCTTTATTATAAAcgattattttcatcatttgaATTCGTAACTTTCTGGTAGATTACATGACAAGAACTTTATAGAAAGTAATTAAATGATCTTCgtgattgttatttatttattgctaaTCTAATAACATGCATTGAACAAGCAAGATTAATtttgattaactttttttttttttttttttgatcgTTGCATAATTGCATTAGAAAATTtccataaaaaaacaaaaaaattaaagccTGTCAAAGACAAACTTATCTgctaaaaattaagaaaatgcatttttgttttttgtttggcACAAATTGATCAAAAATGTTGTACCATTTACATTATTGAAATCAATAATTTGTTTTCTTGGTATTTCATAATactcaattaaaataatatgacaAATTTGGACCAGATTCATAAGTTAATGgcccatatttattttttttggattttttcttATATACAATGAaacatttttatcaatttaaacagTCTTAATTGTTAATATTGTATACAAGGTATTAGGTCGTTTCATTAGTTGGATTGTGTAATTAATTAGTTGTTTTAGTAATAACTTTTAAGATGTATTTGATGTCTTTTTCCtataaaattgaaactttataaaatattattttaatatgcaTGCCAACCTCATTACATGTTTGGCACATCTTTCATGATCTTTTGGTTACTCGTTTTTAATTCTTAATCAGATGTTTCGATATTTATCCGTccaatattaaaaacaaaaaattgatttacactTATATTAAGACTTTGtgacaatatatattttaaaaaattaatggaaagataatttaaaaagtattttaattttgattcgAATTATTATTAcgatatcaaattttatgaagaacCTTTTACTCACttttaaaagtcaattttaaaggtatatatgtgtcaACGTGGACACATTGCTATTTAAAATGatacaatatttatgatgtccacGTGGACATATATATACCCTTagaaatacactattaaatagtgcagaGGCGTAAAAGGTCCTCATAAAGTTCGATATAGtaacaaaaaatttgaataatttcagacattcttttaaaaaataacgcATTTCTTTTTATAAGAAAGAGGAGAATAGTAATAACAttatattcataagtgaaatttGAAAAGGATAATATAAGTTAATAATCCTAAATAgatattgattattattttcgATTAATCATCGACtcgagattaaaaaaaaaattggaggaGGGTATTTATGtcaaaagaagtaaaaatcCAAATAATTGTAAAAGTGGAAAAAAACCTGGGGAAAGGGACTGTAGTAGAACGTGGGGAGTTCCATGTATTATGAAACATTACGACAAGTAGCTGTcgcagacgtggcatgacacaCCAACGTGCCTGGGTCCCACACataatttaaaggaaaaaagacaaaaataccctcAAATTATCGTACATGGTATATGTAGATAATATTCGTCATATTTTTGAGATGTTGATGCTCATACAATCTAAAAACTTGAGCGTATATGTCATTCACTCTACAAAAGACTAAGTACGGACATGTCAGACAATCTTATCAGTCgatttgatatttaataaatgtcggATCTGTAGATAAGATTATGATATGTGTGTCTATTAGTATAAAAagtatatatgctctagttttagACGGCCGCAGCACTAACAAGGGCAGAGCCACATTATATAAAGGGGTTTGTTCGAACTCTCTTCAGCgaaaattatattatctatacatggttaaaataatttttatatatatatatatatatagtagatgtagCTATTCCTTCAGCTACTTCGTGTGTCTATTCTACAAATTTTGAACCCTTTAATTGAAAAACTTAATTCCGCCACTAGTCActaatattctaaaaatatgatAGACAATATTTAGAtaacatttataataatttagagATATATTTGTCCTCTTTCCCTAAATTTAATAGTACatttatgaaagtaaaaattaaCATTCATTGTGTTTTTGCTATCAATGTTAAGAGTTtagttaattaacaaaaatatatgagatgatatttttgttattgaatccaaaatacaacaaataatACTTTAGTTCAGTAGAGTTTAAGTGATTTGATAAAATCGTGAATAgaagaaattaatttataattcgaATTAAATGGATATCTAAgttatacatttaattatttttgaaagtttatttatatatataaagataataatatataatttttcgatgaatataatttaattaaacatcCACACCTCGATAGAgtattaaatatcaaattgaaCTGCATCCACATATGATAATATCTCTTAATTATGACAAGACTTTCCAAATGACAACTAAGAATATTGATTTCGAATTGGTATTTTACCTAATATTGATTTCCCAAGTCTTtttcttgtaattattttttttctttctcaccAGAAATGAAAGCTCCtacttacaaaaaaataattccaaAATTAAGAGATAATAATCAAAACACGTCTAAACTATCATTTTTTTGCGAATTACTATCTTAACTattagttgtttatttttttctttctgaacTATGACCATTCAATTTCAAAACGTGAAACTTGCAAAAAGTAATAattcatgaattattttttttattattatctcaaattatttAGGATAATGACTCTTGAATTAATTTAGATGGACCCAACTTTATCTTCATAATCTCTCTTAATTTATGACCCCACTGGGATGTGCATTATCTCCTCAATTAGTTTAATttgtagtattattttttttggtacaaCTCAAAATTATGTAACTTTAGTGTTTATATAGGATTTATTATAGGGGGCAATGCTTATTTAATTGAAAAACATGTTTATTATCTAATATAATGTAATACTATTTCAATcgttttaattagtttaaatatcAAACTCACAAACCCCATATGGGGTAGTTGAAGTTGAATCATGGGATAATCAAATTAGTTTAACGataatgaaacaaaattttcattttattaattagtgaAAACACCAATAAGtattaggaccgaaaataagcaggtgtaaacgcggaagctagcaaagcaaacctcgaaagatcacgagtaagaagacaacgagaaatataccaaaagacacagagatttaacgtggttcgatcAATCGAAGAAAATACTGTTAGCCTTCCTTAGTAGGGATAagtaagaaaaatcaagaaaatactaGAAACTATGGTTCGTGCTAGTGGTAGAAGACCTCCATTATCAAAAGTAAATCGAAGATCCAAACACAGTATCAAGGATAAGTGAGAATACTGTTGATCTTTCTGGATAAGGTTacgaaaaaaaaagattgtgaACACACACTATGTGCTTAATAGAGAAACAAATAAACCCCATCTTAACCTCAAAATCACCATGAAACAGTAAGTTATTATGACTAATTTGTCTCCATCATATTAAAATAACCTGTGCTTCATAATTAATCTCCTAGTAAAACACACTTCATAATACACACAACAAACCTACACAATGTGTGGTAAGTTAATTTACCAAGAAAGAGTAAAAGGAGAACTGTGAACAAGCATTACCTTATTTTTCTTGAGATATTTTACAAAGGAGTGCATCCTATTTTTCtagaatatatattaaactgataagctaattatacaacttgggagttaaaaaaattaataagagCTGGCATTTTCTCTGTGTTTTGACTCTACTATACACTTCTGTACATTTCAAAATCATGGTGTGACAGCAAAAAATCATGGGAGGTTGATGAAGAAGAGAAACTAAAAACAGAAAATGGCAATAAGCAACAAGGTACAAATATCTTTCTATGTCAGCAAACCTTTGTTGCATCTCGAAATCCAATGCTGAAATTATTGGGCAAGCGTCTGTTACCAAAATTTGCATTTCCTTTTTGCATCATCGCCACAAACTCCTTGTAATCTATCCGTCCATCCTGAGAATATATGAACAGATACTTGAACAATATGCAGTATgtaagaaagaatgaaaaatgaacGTTCTAAAAAGACACGGTTAATTTGTTCTATACGAtaccaataacaataacatatctAGTGAGTCACACAAGGTGGAGTCTGGGGAGAGTAAAGTGTACACAGACCTTAACCTTACCTTATGAAGTTAGAGAAGTTGTTTTAGAAAGATCACCAACTTAGGTAACGCAAACCAATATTCTAGATATTATATTCATCATATGACTCAAGTGGTTGTGTAGAACACTGAAGTTATGTTGATATCAATGTTATATGGTCTACCATTATGTTCATGCATTACTAAGtatatttggaaaaaagaaaTGCCAGTAGAACTACATACGTTATCTTGATCAACTTCTTGAATGATTTCTTCCAAGCGGACATCCTTCATGCCAAATTCCTCACAAGCCTTTTGAAGTTCATCTGCGGTAATATACCCGCTCCCATCTTtgtcaaaatatgaaaaagcaGCAGAGAGATAATCTTCCTTCTCAGCTTTGTTGACGTGAAGCATTGCAGCTATGAATTCCCCATAGTCAATGGTACCACTGTTGTCAACGTCAGCCTGCAAATTTTTTGGGAgaaaatttgaagttagacaaaaagaaagaagtatAAAATTATCTAAAGAAGAAAGTCTGCACACAAACACACATAGCGCTTGCTTAGAAACGATACT
The sequence above is a segment of the Solanum lycopersicum chromosome 10, SLM_r2.1 genome. Coding sequences within it:
- the LOC101244726 gene encoding protein WVD2-like 4; the encoded protein is MESENGVPVEVEKIVVAEEENVNLKNISEKADETPNSSVAKEELSVEDVPKSRASNQHKVSVGGTKKNNKMAKDQANSTGTSSLTRSKKGSMAKSLSFPTRGANADMTRKSIDACTKKSDFKPWIPNGVTHEASHSNGTVSSASRLNPSTKSTSAGVVKSSSPNGSATTSRRTTTGSIPSLRQSLSGKSASAGRIAKKATSEQLNDEKITPTKATSPLKDDDDARSATSSNATRTSAGFSFRLEERAEKRKEFLAKVEERIQAREEEKSNLLAKSKENQEAEVKQFRKSLTFKATPMPCFYKEPPPTVELKKIPTTRAISPKLGRTKNSTSMTNSSESGGSCFSPKVIKEQRKSLVSNKDNVASKGKPVKTSQTTAQSPKTSITKAKPAETKSRLAEAAKVSDEKTERNEIQPESEMNRVEDNVARPSNPIVVQAEVSVEG